A region from the Lycium barbarum isolate Lr01 chromosome 8, ASM1917538v2, whole genome shotgun sequence genome encodes:
- the LOC132605165 gene encoding uncharacterized protein LOC132605165: MGACASVPKGMRAEVMAAPPPEQRKEEETTTTTTTTTTTTAPEVVEVTEGGENAKPKEDEKVAEEKGDDDKHQSLGSLLNEGEAAKESAKDEKSSDTKEPKGEELPVSEASS; this comes from the exons ATGGGGGCTTGTGCAAGTGTACCAAAGGGCATGAGGGCTGAGGTAATGGCAGCCCCTCCACCGGAGCAACGGAAAGAGGAGGAAACCACCACCACAACCACTACAACAACCACCACCACCGCCCCTGAGGTGGTGGAGGTGACAGAAGGCGGTGAGAATGCCAAGCCAAAGGAGGATGAGAAGGTGGCCGAGGAGAAAGGTGATGATGACAAGCACCAATCTCTCGGATCATTACTCAATGAG GGTGAAGCAGCCAAGGAATCAGCTAAAGATGAGAAGAGCTCAGACACCAAAGAACCAAAGGGCGAGGAGCTTCCGGTATCCGAAGCCTCTTCTTAA